The DNA window tgccCCTTTCGAGTCGCCGGACTTTCCATTTTCCTGCTTGGGTGCTGTCCCACCAATTACCCAAAAAAGATCATGTGCATCACGTTAATCAAGCGTTAATTTTCCCCTCAAATAcaggaaaaacaacaacactTCACAGTTGTTTATGTTAATTACTCGCCGGAGGAAAAGTTGCagcaacacaaacacaaatgcTCGAGGCACAAATTGGGTTTTGGGTCACCGAACCCAGTCGACAATTAATTAGCATAGGCCATGGTGTACCATGCACAATATGATAGGATACCAGCCACCCTCCTCCCGAAGACCTTGCGCCATAAAATATGTCTAATATTTTCCCCATAAATTCCACTTGCAGATGGTGAAGGCGATGCTAACGACGAAGGCGCTGCGTACGAAGAAGATGATGTAAAAGCCACATCGCCATATCCCCTTTCTCTTCTCTCCAAACGAAAGCGAAATCCCAGCTGGGAAACTCCGGCTCCAAGTAAAACCGAACCAGAAACCGAAAAAGCCCACGACTGGCGTTTTGAGTTTCGTTGGACTGTTGGATTGCCGcactgaaaccgaaactgcATTCTTTCGACTCATATTCATACCATACGACACATATCGCGCACGGAATCGAACATGAGATTGTCGCCGTGCTTATCGGTGGTCAGTGGGAACCTGCCcgcgctgctcctcctcctggtgGCCAGCGTCGCCCTGGTTCTCGCCGAGCGGGACTTCAATGTCAACGACTCCCAGGTGAGTAATTTCCCTCCCCATGTGGGTCATTTTGAACCAAATTTAGATTGCTTTGATGGATGATGGTATACAGACTTTCTTTGAACCACAATGTCGCCATTCTTAAGATTAGATTGGCACCGCgataaaaagcataaaaatatGTCGTAATTTTGAAGTACCTAATGGTTTTTGTAGGTGCTTTTGCATTCGCTTATAGCCTGAAAAAAATGCCATGAATGAGTAAAATAAGAATACATTATAAATCTTTAAAGCGTTATTGAATGAAATTACGTTGAAAACTGTTTAATGGTACTATCAAATTACCCATATATGATTTTCTTTTCCAAAAGTTTATATTTTCGTGACAAGAGAAAGAGCTTAATTAAGATAAAAGCTATTTACCACTGTATAAATATGATTCGATTTATTAggatcttttttatttttatatatcttaATCTCCGCTTCTTTTTTCAAGGTGCCTGTTATAGAGCCAAAGGATGTGCCCGCCTACAAGCAGGATCCGTATGTTACGGAGCTGATGAGCTGCCAAAATACTCCGAGCGAGATAGTGCTTTCGCTTCTTCTGAAAAAACACGACTGGAGTGAGTTGACTGCCACAAAACGAGCTCATGTCCAAGCCAAGCTGGCCAAGTTCTTTGCCATACCCAAGGTGAGTTGGCACTTGAAAGGGAAAACGCTTAATGGAAGGCTAATTTCATGATCTTTATAGGAATTCATATCCCTGGACTCGGTGTCCAAGCGTGAGTTGAAGTCCATGCACAAGTTGGCCATGCGTAAAGGAGGCAAGGGCAACAAGAATATCGAGACCCTCAACCGAAGACTAGGACGCGCCAGTTTCATGgttgttattatattttactttatagaaaatataggttttttattaaaatcccTTTCCTGTACAGATCGGCTGTGGTCCCAGCTACTTTGTGATGGGTGAGCCGATAGCCAAGCAGATTGCCCACCAGATGAAGGATGGCACTATTGGTGCTTTGACCGAGGAGAACTTTGGCCTGTGGTTCATTTGGCGAAAGGAATTGAAATCAAGGTGGGTAGACAGAAAGGAGTGATATTGAAAGCTTGACAAAAGACATGGAAAGAATTTCGAGATAACTAATCGGTTCTTCACCTCCAGATCGAACCGCAAGCGACGTCAGTCCGAGGGCTCTGGTGCTGATGAGGATGACTACGACTATGGAGATGATGACGACGAAGTATCGTGAGTATCTAGCGTTTCACCTGAACGTGACACATTGGTAATTCCGGAAACCTTTCGCATTTCTTTCCATGATGGCTTGAAGTAGTGAGCCTCCTACGGAAGTGCCGCCAGTGGCCACACATGCTCATCGACATCATCACGGAGCGGTGAGTTTTGAGGCTAATTCTGAGCCATTTCGACATACTTGTTTCGGTTTCTCTGGGTGTTTTCTTTATCTGATACTGATATACCATACGTTTAAACGAGAATACCTGCGGTTCATACATACTCATTTGTTTAACCACACACGCTGAACATCTGTATGTATTACGTGTTTGGATCTGTATGGATCGCGTTGGACTTACTGTCTAGATTCGTTTTTGATTTCCGGAAGCCTTTggttctgtttgtttttatactgCACTTTGTTAATAACCGCAAACCAAAACGACACTGTACTACACATGCATCTCAATGGAAACCACACACAAAATACACACCCACATATGTACACTGAAAATAACTATAATTCATCATACGGTGTATACgttttttcttctctttttgcTATCTTCCTCTCGTTCTCTCACTCTGTCTGTGTATCTCGATCTCATTGTGTTAATGTTATCAACCAAAAATCAACAACCAAATATTGTAAACTATGTATAAAACCAACTCGAACTCGCCTCGAAAACTAACCAAATCGCATCATTCACTGTGACTAAACCGAAAGTCGGAGGTGTCCATGCTGGAGAAGATAGTATCGCCCGATGCACCCGTCTCCGTTTCATCGGAGGCTCCCCTGATACCCAATGTGGAGGAGGAGATCGAGGAGAGTGTCTCCAAGTTGGAGTCGGTGATCAGCAAGACCATTGAGAACACCAAGAACATCAAGGAGCTGACGGTACTGGGCGATCccgaggaggatgaggaggaagtggagctgcagcagctgggAGTTCCCATGGCCGTGGAGATTCTGCCGGAGGAAGGCACTACGAGAGCCACGGAAATGGTAAATCCCGCTTACTTGgaggaaaatggaaatcagGTGGACGCCAGGCCACAAGCTGCCTCAGAACTGGACTCCCTGGCCACGCCTACGCCCACGCCCTCTGTGTCCGCCCCCGAAACACAGAAGCCATTCTCACCCTACGATGCCATTTCCTCGGTGtcttcgtcgtcgtcgtcgtccgtAGCTTCTGCTGGAGAAGCTGGAGTAGATGCCTCTTCGGTGCCGCCCCCTCATCCGCCCCTGCCCACTGACCTGCCCACAGAGCAAGACAGCACCTCCGCCTCCGTCTCATCATCATCCCCACCCCCATCCTCATCCCACTCACCGTCATCACCCCCATCACTAGCCACTCAACCAACTACATCATcatcaacaacagcaacaatctCAACTACAACAGCTAcatcaacagcaacaactacatcaacaacaacaacactcTCTGAATCGCCAAAGGTAATGATGTCGCTtctgtgtatgtgtgtgtctGTACACGAACGAGTGTCCTTTTGCCTCGCCGTTATGTCTGTGTGCGTGTCCCATGTCCTTGTGTCCCCGTTGTCACATGTAAAACATCTCTTCCACCTCCTTTTTGTCGCTCTCTGTGAGGAGTTAGCCTAGCTTACACACATCTCTCTACATAAATTGATATTGTGTTTTATTGCCTTTTGTCCTGTGTAAATGTAGCGTATCCTGCAAAAAGTGAAGCCAAACTCCACAAAATGACTGCACATTTATGGAGGTGCCGTAAAAGATTTTTGTGGAGTTGGCTGGTGCTTAAAGTAAATGTTAGCTGACTAGATAGCAAATAGTGGTAAAGATAAGTGTACATACTGTTTTTTATAGCAGGTAGTTTTTAGTAATGGAGGCTAGAAGGATTCAGCCTTTTGTATATATCCTAACTTTGTAATAAATTCTATACCTTGAAGTTTAAAGGCAtagaactaaaaataaaaactgaccAATAAGAATAGCAATGTAcctatcaaaaatatttaaaatgactATATTATAGTAATACTACAGTAATTACTGAAGAACAAATACTATTTCCAAGTACTTTAATATACCTACTATAGTAACACTACCACATTACGCATAATTACTATTACTACTTAGTAGAACTACTGTTAATACTATAATAGTAAAATTATTCGAACTATAGTATTACTAGTATTACCATTACATCGTAGTACAATTTATAATACTACTATAGAAACACTACTATTACCTCTATAGTAAAGTCACTAATTGTACTATTACCTCGATTgtaattatacaatttttatattgctACAATAGTAAAACTACTATTACTTCTGTAGTAAACGTACTTTACTACAATAATAATAGTATTACTAGTATTGTAATTCTACTATATTGTAGTATAACTTATATTGATACATATTACTAATGTTGTATAGTAATACTACTATTAGTACTATAGTAATGCTACTGTTTCTATTAGAGTAATAGCCTCTACTATAGTAATCCTACTTTTGGTActataataatacaattatTACCTCGAAAGTTACTACAAACTAGTAACTTATGTGCTTTGTTGTGGCAAGCGTAACTATTTCATTGGTTTTGATTTACAATTCAATGGTACACTTAACTATTTATTGGTCAATTTGCCGATAGAGCATTTTTGTGTGCAATTAAAGACTAGTAGTTAGGGTTTCAGTTGCTCAGGGACTGAGAAGATCTTGatccccaccccctttttgcCGCCCCCTTGAGAAACCGTACTCATTTTTGCTACCCATTAAACACCAAATGCAGCCAAATACTGTGCTTAATGAGCTCGAGCTGAGCACCCTGCTGCCCTTCGACGATTTTGAgggcacagcagcagcagcagcagaaacacCAAATGCAACTGCCACAGCAGCAaccgcaacagcaacaactgcaactgccactgccactgcaacaacagcaggcGAAAGCGAATTTCATATAGAGTCCACAACGCACCGCACTAATAGCTCTAAGGTGAAATCTCGCAATCGCAATTGAAATCGCAATTTAGATCTAAGCCATAGATTTGCACCTCCACCCGCTCTGACAACTCCCTCAACTCCGGCCCTCTCTCTTATGAAACCCCCAACCCCCAACAAAACCCGATTGTCTCACCGTTTATCCCGAATCCAATTAGGGGAAATTGCTTCCAGCCAAATGCACTTAGCATGTAAGGGCAGGCAATTAGCGAACCAGAGCTCCTGCATGAGGTCCTTGGTCCCTGGTATCTGGTTCCTGGTCCCTGGTCCCTGGTAATTGCATGTCCACTATGGAGCACTTGTATCCGTATCCGTACCGCATTGGTTGTACTAACACTAACGTTAACACTCTAACACACTCACTCTGCCTGCCTCCTTAGCCGATGACTTTGCAGCATGACACTTAGCCAGCCATCTGTCGCCAATTAGGCAACTGACTAATAATGATTTCCCTGTTATTCCCAGGAAGGAGAAGCAGAACCTGAcgccatcagcagcagcagcaacaatagcCTGGCCAATAATGAGGTAACATCAGCCGTAGTCCCCTGGCAACCAAAAAGTCTCCACTAATAGCATAAAATTCCCCTTGCCAACCAACAGCAGTCTACGCCCGCCACGCCCTCGtcctcgctggcctcgaccaCGGCCTCCACTCCGGagtccagcagcagcagcaccttcGTCTCACCCGACTACGTGGAGCCGCAGCCCGAGGAGAACAGCCCGCCCATTATCAAGACTCGTCTGCAGAAACTGGCTGTCACTTCGGGCAAGGCGTTCACCTTCCATGTTCTACCAGATACCTTCTTCGATGCCGAGGATCAGGGCAATCTCCGCCTGGCTCTGACCGACAAGGATGGCCACGAGCTGAAGGCCAACTCCTGGCTGCAGTTCAACGCCGACAAGCGGGAGCTCTATGGCCTGTGAGCagaatgtttttttatatatgtttattaagATTGTTACTTATAAATCCTATTATCACCCTAGACCCCTGGATGACACTGTGTCCCGCTGGCAGTACCGCCTGTCGGCCACGGATTCCGGCAATGCCAGCGTCACGGAAACGGTGGAGATCAGCGTGCAGCAGCATCGGGCGGTGAGAACCATCAACCATGAGGTCAGCATTGTGGTGCGCATCAACGAGAAGCCGGGCCACAACATCGACTGGCAGCTGAAACTCATAAATGCAGTGGCTAGAACTCTGGATGACTCCAGCAACTCGGCGGTGGTGGTACGTGAAATCCGACAGACGCCCCATGATCCTCACAGTGCCACCTTCGTATACTTCAATGAGACACTGCCCACCGCCGAGTGCCCCGAAAAGGAATTGCACGATATTGTCCAGCGTTTGGATGCACAGAGACTGAGTGATTTGGTGCAGCCGCAGTTGGGCATTAAATCCATAACCGGCCAGCTGATCGGATCCTGCCAGAAGGATCTGACCCAGGTGAAGCCCACACAGCACATGGCCAAGAATGTGCCGCCCATGCCGCGCAACCAGGTGGATCGTGTGAACGCCAGCCTGGGCCAACTGCTGGTCTACAAAGTGCCAGCGGATACCTTCTACGATGCCAATGATAACCAGCTGACCCTGACTTTGAAGACCAGGGATCACATGGAACTGAGCCCACGCCACTGGCTGCAGTTCGACTCCAAGAACGAGGAGTTCTATGGCATCCCCAAAAGCGGCGACATTGGTTCCGAGGAGTATCTCCTCGTGGCCGAGGACAGTGGCGGTTTGAGTGCCCACGATGCCCTGGTCGTGGTGGTCAGTCCCGCTCCCAAGCGTGAGTTCGGGTTCTTCTTCAAGGCCTATCTATCCATCAGGCACGAGCGATTCAATGCCGAGCTGCAGCGAAAGTTTGTGGAGCGGGTGGCCAAGCTGAATGGCGATGCCACCACCGGACAGATCCAGATCCGCTCCATAACCACGCACCACGACTCCGATGGCACCATTGTGAACTTCTACAATACGACGCTGTACAAGAAGCACAACAGCTGTCGGGAGAAGGAGGTGGCCGCCACCAGGAGTGTCTACCTGAACAGCGACCACAGCTTGAGGGAGGCGGCTAAGCGGGCTTTGGGTCCCGAGCTGAATCTGACCAACTTTTCAGTGGTGCCTTTCAGTAATTGCCATCGTAAGTTTTGCTTCTTAGCTCTCTCCGTAAGATTCTCTCTGAAGATTAGCCTATTACAGATCCCGAGAACATGGACACCAATCAGCTGGACTACATACCCAGCCGCCCCGAGGAGCCTACCCACAAGTCCTCTTTCGGCGAGGATTACATGATTACCTACGTGCTGCCCATCGCGATTATTATTGTGATGCTGGTCATTGCCTCTATCATCGCCTGCTGCCTGCACTGGTGTCGCCATAGAAGCGGCAAAATGGAGCTAGGTAGGCCTACTCATATGACTCATTGAAAATAACACTCCCTCTTTGACACAATGGATCTCTCGATTTGCTTTTTAGGCGATGAAGAGGAGCGCAAGTCCTTCCGTGCCAAGGGTATTCCAGTCATCTTCCAGGACGAGTACGAGGAGAAGCCTGAGATCGGCAACAAGAGCCCCGTCATTTTGAAGGACGAGAAGCCCCCGCTGCTGCCCCCATCGTACAATACCTCAAACATGAACGGTgcgtttaaatataaataagtatCCTTGGAGAGGGCATTATAATTTAAGTTAGAAGACACCTATTGatgtaaatgtaaattaaatttccttCACCagcgtttgtccgtccgtataTTCTTTTGTCCGTTATTGAcctatttttaagaataatcatttttttaatgtaccagaatttgaattttatttggaATACATCGGGtggctatattatatagctatttttaatatttcaaaattacgaACTTATCAAAACAATacttacaaattaaaaagtgctACAACCATTGATTACTTCTTTTAACTGAATAAACTTTGGCTTTCCGAAGTTAAgtttctttcttctttttaCATACATACTTAATATCTATTTAATTTGTACACATTTTAGGCGACAACGATGTGGATGACTATGTGCCACCGCCGTCAGTGGTCGTTGGCGGCCGGGAGGTGCGCGGCAAGTCCCCTGCCACGCCCTCATACCGCAAGCCCCCGCCATATGTGTCGCCATAAATCAGTGTCAAGAGCAGCGGCGAAATGCAGCAAGGCAGCAGCAAGCCTGCAATCCAGAATggaagcaacagcaacaataataacaatcgCATCGTATTAACCACACAATctatatagatatatacatattgaTATATATGTAACCGATTTTGGCACAAGTTATATGCAACTAAGCGAACTCTTTTGTATATATCCAAGTGCAAATTGGTTTCTTTGGACATTGTACTCGAATTGAAGGGTGAAACGGACCCCGACCGAGAAGTATTCGCCAAGTCGATGGAGTTTTTTGGATAACCTTTTGTATTAGCCGAGAATGGAGAAATAATCACTGAACGATTTAAGTGCTAACAACTGGCAAACATACACACACTCAAGCTTATCGAGAATCGAGAACCACTAACACAAAACGATGAACTATGCtgcatattatttatttagtatgtACTCTAATTTATATGTAAACCACGCGAACACAAACACATCCACAAGGAGGACACAAAAGGAGTTAAGAAGGCAAAGGTCTTATGACATTATCTGGATTTTTGATTAACTGACAGGGCTTTATTACAGAAGTCATGGCAACAAAAtatgatttaatattttaattcataATATGTTGTTAAGACATGGACCCTTTGTTCTTTagattgtttttaaaataaatccagTTAGTCATAAATCGAGCTAGTGTCATAAGGCCTCAAGCACTAGAGCTTGCAAAGCACACACATATACGAGCCCATTTTAAGCATAGCATTTAAAACTCTTTGTACTAATTAAGCTGAAAGTGAGACAAAAAGGACGACATGTCCTTTGTCCGGACTTTTGGGCTGCTATTTATACTTTCGGCTTGATTTGCTCAAGCTGAATTGTTTGCATGTTCGATGTAATTTCACCAGAAACAGCTGGTATATTTCGATCAAAGGATTAGGAAACCTCCAAGGCAGGCTTAGTACTTGCAACTGGTTGGTTTCCAatatagtttagttttttagtggtttttctaTCGGCAACCCAGAGAGAGCGCCGGCTGAAGGACATGTCCAGGAGCTTTgattatttaacattttaagaaGCAATCAGACCCACAATAGAGCTGCCAATAATCCAGGTGCGACGGCCGGATCGCATTAGCCGTATTACCAAACTATTCCTAATTGCCCACAAGTGCTTCCCACAGACAGACAAACCAACAAGAACCACAACAACAGACCATATCCACCAAACACTCAAACAAAACAACACAacacacaaatatttatacgAAAATTGATTACTTAAAGTAGGACTTagttttaaatgatttttacaCATGCTCCCCTTGGATTATTCTACCTATGAAATGTATGAAATTAGTTGTAGCTCTGCTAGTTGGGCAGTACTTACTACGCTACCAACCGTCCCTTCTCCCCGAATCAAACTAATACGTAGTGCGTAAACATTGATTTTATATGGAAGTATATACACACCTATATAGGAGGTCCAGGCCCTAAGTTAGAGCAATAATTGCATGATGGGAAATTGAATTACTTTACAAAACTCGGACGCGCTGATTTTGTCGTGTAAAAACGTACACGCAAGTGCTACGTAATTGCCTATTAAACTAAGTATAATTAACTAATTTGTCTATTTGCATAAGCTCAGCCGCTgcattatttacattttgtaatttgtaatAGCGCCaacagcaataacaacaacggtatcaatttattttgaataaaaaaatgccAAAGATACGATTTTcagttttattatttgccattttttaCTACACTGCCAttacagcacacacacagacacaaaAGTAAGTAGAGACCTAAACAATTTGAATATATctaaatcaaatataaaatcgtgcaattttgtgaaaaataattgtcGCGTCAGCCAAGCCcgatgcaaattaaattaatatattcaaTACGAAAATAAGGGAAACTACTGTATATTTCAATGCAAACCATGTACTAATGCAATCTGTTTGCCATTTGATTGGCTTAAATTGAGCGAGTTGTACCCTccacaaacaacaaaaagaaaaacacatacaataattataataattattgaaGATAACTAAACGTGAATATAGGTATGCCATCCGTATACGATGTGTGCATGTGCGGATTCACGGATtctaataaacatttatatatattttgatacaAAGAAGccgagttttattttaattgctcCATCTCAGCTTGCACATTCCATTAGTGATACACATAATTTgggaaaaattcaatttatggaAATTCCTTAACAAATTATGGAATCAAAGCGAGCCGGAAGCGGGGGAGGGGGTGATGGGGTGGCCGTTGGTGCAAGGGAAAAAAGTCGAATCAAAAGCATCGCCATAATGAAGtaatacaaatttgtttttcctgtTGCTCTTGCCGCCTAATAAAGACATCCCTCCCCGACCCACCCCCAACCaacccaaccacccactccTGTCGCAAGCTATTGATTCCCGTTACTTTGACAACCGATACTCGCCGGATGctggcacacacactcgcacatcCGGCGCACATATTTGCTTGGCTTCGTTGACGCCAGCGGATACTGTCTATCATGTGTGTGTTTGAGGgggtgcactgggagaaaattGGGGGCTTAaattaaagatcataaagttaaaaaatataacgtTCTGGAACAGAGCTAACAGTTTTTAAATACTTCCAaaagatttaataatttaaaataaacatattttagtgATACTTTCAATCCTTTGAAGAATTCTTTATAGTTATAGTCTGTATGTCCCTGTATCATGTAATCATATCAATGATCCTTGGATATATCCACCATATTTTATAGCATACTTATATGAGCCACTTATTACTctagttatttttattatttgtaaaatataatatcaaattaataactttataataataaaaaataatacaaaattctGGAAATCTTTTGTTAATAGTTAACATTTTATCAGTATATTTATGCAAAGAACGCTAAAAAATCCTTAAACCAGAGTTATAGTCTCCCTATTAAGCGATTAATATATTTGTTGTTCGAATATAAAGCACTAGAGCATTCTACGGGGTTCttctttttaataagttattattatttacctaaACAACTCTAAAATGATCCACAATCTTTGTTATCTAGTTACAGCCGTAGCTATTAGTAGGTATGTTTAAGTGGTACGACTTTTCTCAGAACTCGAAGGATGTTTTCCTTAGCAGAGCTTGTTTTTCTTACTTCTCAGAAAAGTTCTTAACTGTCTACCCAATATGGTGTgtagttaaattaaaaataaaacagtgAAGAGATTTCTTTTCCATATAATTGCtctataattataaaatggcCTTCTACCTATGTAACAAAAAAGGCAATAAGGGATTTTACATTTCTAGGAATCACCCGTTCCTTGAGCTTGGTTCATGAGAATTTTTCTCCGTGTAAGGACACATGGCGGAGGTGGCTGGCAGTGTTTTTGCTGTTGCCGCTAcggttattgttattattatgtaATGCAGTCATTTAATTGGTAACAAATTGTATTGTTTGGCTTGGCCTGGCTGCGGGCGAAACGACATTTCTTGCTTGTTTCGTTTGTACGCTTTTACGACTTTCCTAGGAAACGTAAATGGGAGCAGCCCCATACCCTCTCCtccacgtgtgtgtgtgtgtggagcACCCAGGGTGTTCTTACGGCCATAGCTTTAATGCCACCCCCAGGACATGCCCCCCCCCGACAGCCCACCCCCACCTCACACCTGCTGCGACTTTTTCCCAGCAGCggtgggaaaacaaaaaacttttgttatACGGCGAATGTTTGGTTTTTAAACTTTGCATGCCGGAATCATTTGTGCCCCGAGGTTTAACTTTGCAGCTCGGATTCTGTAAATGCAAAATATGTGGGCAAAATGTCCATATGACCTGTAATTAAAAAGTCAAACCACCGAAACAACAACAGTAATGCTTAAAATAATGCAACTTGCACAACTAGATTAGTTACATTGGCAAAAACAGCAGTTTTACGCTTTGACTGCACTTGTTTTTATGGCTTGCTACTTTTGGTGGTATCTGTAGGGGCAATTTCGGAACACCTGAAGAATCTCTTTACTTAATTCAGCTCAATTTGTCatataaacaactttttacTATCTTATTTTCTGTATAATGCATGAATTGAATACTATTTTCTTTGTACCAAGtacataaattatattatattatttcttccatatcattttaaatttttatttcaattagccAATCCGTAAAAGTGACTCACAATTATCTTATatcttttacaaaaataaaaaataacaaaaaccattaGGTACTCCTTTAAATTTATAGTTCggctatataaatattatcttattTCCTGTAGAAAGCAcgcatttatttatgtttaatatgTAAAAAGGACATACATATGCTTCTAATTACACAATTCGGTTGTATAACTAGATTCGGTTTCATTTGCTGGAACTCGCTGCTTTCTCCAGGGGCGGGGTCCTTTATCACTGGCCGAGCAGCTGCTGACATCGGGGTCCTTTTCCTTTTCGTTGCCATAACGCTCATTATCGCCATTTGACCCCACCCCAATGCGAAAGCAACTTTCCCCGTCATCGCTGACAGCCTTTTGGCCCGAACTGCGACACTGGCCATAATCATTTTCGGCCCTTTTGCGTTTTGAGTTACCAAACAACAACGGCCGAGCGTATAATTAACTTATAATCTTACATGCTGCTGGATAGATAGATGCAGCAGTGTTTGTAGGAATAAATCCTTAGGGCGAAAGTATGGAATCTCTGTACCACACGTGCTGCAAAACAGAAACCCATCTCCAGAGGTACGTGCGATTTCGGTTGGCTTTTGTCTCTGGACTTGTGGCCAACACAATAGGGCCACGACCAAGAACCACGTTCTTTTGTTTCCTGTCGAAGCACTGTTCGTTGTCCCAGCAAAGAGTTGGATATTTTCCTTAGATCTCAGGATTTGGTAGGCCCACACCCCCTTTGGAATCCTTCCGTTTCGCAACAAGTTTAAATTACATCAAAAGTGAAATCAACACCTTATCACCATCGCCCAGCCCCCACCCCAAAGGAGCCGTCACCAAGTCAGTGCAAGCATTCAGGATAGGATGAAGATGTGGCATCAGCAAATTGAGATTAATCACAAAACAAACCCGGGGCGAAAAGCTCAAAAGGTGACAAATGCCGGAACAAACAGCACCGGGAACGTTACAAATCGAAGTGAAATATTTGTAATGCCCGGCAAGACCCGTGATTTGTATGTGTCCACATGTCGGGTGAGGACTACACCTAGGTATAgtacatatacattttatacacATTTAAGTTTCCTGCAATTGAAGAACAGGGGAGTGTGGCAATCGTTTGAGCGGTCCTGCCAGGACACAAATCAATTATGTTGCCACGGGACAAAGGCGAGAGCGTCGAAAAAATAATGGCAATACAAAAATGGAGGAGGACCGTGGCTTCGGAAAGGAACAATGGCCAACATTGGCAACCTGCTGCGCTAATGCCGGTCTCAGACAAACAAACCCCCCGCCGAAACCTCTGCTTCCACCGCCTCGAAAGCAAGCACAGTGAGAGATTAGGTCGAGGTTTTTGTAGGATATTTCAATAGGGATAAGGCGCTGCTGCTTTTTTTTAAGGGCGCTATAAGCAGGAACTTGTGATAATTGCGGAATTAGCCGTGATTCTCAATTGTGGGCTTTAAAGGATGGATGtct is part of the Drosophila biarmipes strain raj3 chromosome 2R, RU_DBia_V1.1, whole genome shotgun sequence genome and encodes:
- the LOC108036449 gene encoding uncharacterized protein LOC108036449 isoform X5 is translated as MRLSPCLSVVSGNLPALLLLLVASVALVLAERDFNVNDSQVPVIEPKDVPAYKQDPYVTELMSCQNTPSEIVLSLLLKKHDWSELTATKRAHVQAKLAKFFAIPKEFISLDSVSKRELKSMHKLAMRKGGKGNKNIETLNRRLGRASFMIGCGPSYFVMGEPIAKQIAHQMKDGTIGALTEENFGLWFIWRKELKSRSNRKRRQSEGSGADEDDYDYGDDDDEVSSEPPTEVPPVATHAHRHHHGASEVSMLEKIVSPDAPVSVSSEAPLIPNVEEEIEESVSKLESVISKTIENTKNIKELTVLGDPEEDEEEVELQQLGVPMAVEILPEEGTTRATEMVNPAYLEENGNQVDARPQAASELDSLATPTPTPSVSAPETQKPFSPYDAISSVSSSSSSSVASAGEAGVDASSVPPPHPPLPTDLPTEQDSTSASVSSSSPPPSSSHSPSSPPSLATQPTTSSSTTATISTTTATSTATTTSTTTTLSESPKEGEAEPDAISSSSNNSLANNESTPATPSSSLASTTASTPESSSSSTFVSPDYVEPQPEENSPPIIKTRLQKLAVTSGKAFTFHVLPDTFFDAEDQGNLRLALTDKDGHELKANSWLQFNADKRELYGLPLDDTVSRWQYRLSATDSGNASVTETVEISVQQHRAVRTINHEVSIVVRINEKPGHNIDWQLKLINAVARTLDDSSNSAVVVREIRQTPHDPHSATFVYFNETLPTAECPEKELHDIVQRLDAQRLSDLVQPQLGIKSITGQLIGSCQKDLTQVKPTQHMAKNVPPMPRNQVDRVNASLGQLLVYKVPADTFYDANDNQLTLTLKTRDHMELSPRHWLQFDSKNEEFYGIPKSGDIGSEEYLLVAEDSGGLSAHDALVVVVSPAPKREFGFFFKAYLSIRHERFNAELQRKFVERVAKLNGDATTGQIQIRSITTHHDSDGTIVNFYNTTLYKKHNSCREKEVAATRSVYLNSDHSLREAAKRALGPELNLTNFSVVPFSNCHHPENMDTNQLDYIPSRPEEPTHKSSFGEDYMITYVLPIAIIIVMLVIASIIACCLHWCRHRSGKMELGDEEERKSFRAKGIPVIFQDEYEEKPEIGNKSPVILKDEKPPLLPPSYNTSNMNGDNDVDDYVPPPSVVVGGREVRGKSPATPSYRKPPPYVSP